The Polaribacter sp. KT25b genome contains the following window.
CAAAATCTGCTCTTTCCCCGTGAGTTGAATATTCACTTAACGTATCAACAGAATTCCCAATATCTCCATATTTATCAACTTGTGCTAACAAAATTTCATAGGTTGCATTCGTGTCTGCTTCTGCTCCATGAGCGCCTTCTAATTCTTTTCCGCAATAAAATTGATATCCTGCACTTAACGTTCTTTGCTCTTTTTTATGAAAAATAACTTGTACATCAATTGCTTTTCTGTTTTTCATATCAAAGTCAATTCCTGCGCGCATTAATTCTTCTGCCAATAAAGGAATATCAAAACGATTTGAATTAAAACCTGCTAAATCAGCATCGCCAATCAGTTCATTTACTTTGTTGGCTAACTCTTTAAAAGTAGGTTCTGAAGCTACTTTTTCGTTTGTAATTCCGTGAATTTCAGATGATTCTTTCGGAATTTCCATTTCTGGATTTACCAACCAAGTTTTACTTTCTTTATTTCCGTTCGGAAACACTTTTAAAATTGATATTTCTACAATTTTATCAGTTGCAATATTTATACCCGTTGTTTCTAAATCGAAAAATACTATTGGTTTTGTTAAGTTTAAGTTCATTATGCTAGTTCTTAATGTTTTTAAAGTTTTAATATTTTTAAAGTTACAATTCTGTTTCCAAAACTTTATAACTTTTAAACTTTCTACTTTAAAACTATTATTTATTCTTTATTCAATTGTGCTTTAAAATCGTCTAATTGTGCTACTAATTTATCAGACAAAGTTGGTTCTTTAAAATTATATTTCTCTAATTCTTTTACTAAAATTTTAGCTAAAATAATTCTTGCAGAATCTTTATCATCCGCAGGAATTACAAACCAAGGAGCATTTTCTTTGGATGTTCTATTCAATAAATCTTCATAACAAAATTGATATTTATCCCACAATTTTCGTTCTTTCAAGTCATCCGCAGAAAATTTCCAATTTTTATCAGGAAGTTCTAATCTTCTTAACAATCTATTTTTTTGCTCTTCTTTTGATAAATTTAAAAAGAATTTTAAAATGATCGTTCCGTTTTTAGCCAAATGATTTTCAAAATCATTAATTCTATCCATTCTATTATGATAAAATTCATCATTTAAATCGTCTAAACTATTTACAGTTGGTATATTTTCTCCAAAAACATATGCTGGATGCACTCTTGTAACCAACACGTTTTCATAATGTGTTCTGTTAAAAACGCCCATTTTTCCTTTTGCCGGCAACGCAATATAATGTCTCCACAAAAAATCGTGTTTTAGCTCTAATTCCGTTGGTACTTTAAAACTATGAACTACAACTCCACGTGCATTTACATCTTTAAAAACCTCTCTAATTAAGCTATCTTTACCAGAAGTATCCATGCCTTGCAAACAAATTAGCGCACTATATTTACCTTCTGCATACATTGCATCTTGTAATTTGCTTAACTTTTTTCTACTTTTTTTAAGGTCTTTTTTTGCGTCTTTCACAACTACTTTTGTAGAAGAATCTTTAAGTGAAATAGCTTCAATAACTTTATATTTGTCTAAACTCATCATCAATCTAATTAAAGTTTAAAGGTAAAAAAAATAGTCTGGTTTCTATGGGTTTTAGCCAAGCATTTATAAGTTAAAGTAATAAATTTATCATAATTTTTAAAATTCTGTAAATCCATTTTTAGCAATAAAATTTCTTAATTTTGCTATATAATAATTAAATAATGCCAAAAAAAGGAAAAGCAAAAAACACTTTAAACAAAGCGAAGCACACAAAGTTAATGAATCAAAAAATTAACAAAGTAAAGCTAGAAAAACAACGAACTAAAGACCGTTTAAAAGCGCTTATAAAAAAAGTAAACGAGCAAAAGAACGAACAAAAAAGTGATGAACTTTAAATATTATTTAGGTGTAATTATTTCCATTCCGCTTTTACCTTTCATGTATTTTCAAGGTAAAAATATCAGAAAAAAAGTACCAAAACTTCCTGAAGCTAAAGAACCAAAAGGTTTTGTAAATGGTGGTTTTAATAAAACCATAAATATTCTTTCTATTGGTGAAAGTACTATTGCTGGAGTTGGTATTGATTTTCATAAAACCGGATTTACAGGAACTTTAGCAAATACACTTTCTACTGAATTAAAAAGCAATATAAATTGGCGCGTTTATGCAAGAAGTGGTTACACAGTAAAACAAGTTTGTGAAAAAATTATTCCTAAAATTAAAGAAACTTCTACAGACATTATAGTTGTTGGAATGGGTGGAAATGATGCATTTACATTAAACTCTCCAAAAAAATGGATTTCTGATATCAATAATTTAATTGATTTATTGCAGCATAAATATCCGAATACGCCTATATTTTTCACAAACATGCCACCAATAAAAGAGTTTCCTGCTTTTACAAAAACTATAAAATTTGTGATTGGAAATCTCGTAGAAATATTAGGCAAAGAGTTGAAGAATAGCATCCAACATAAAGAAAATGTATTTTATTATGATGAAATTATTACCCTAAAAGATTGGAGTAAAAAACATTCTTTATCTAACAGTGATTCTACAATTTATTTTAGTGATGGTGTTCATCCATCAAAATTAACATATCAAATTTGGGGAAAAGAAATAGGCGAATTTATATTGAAAAAATATCCGAAGTCTTTTTAAAAAACAAAAATCCCGAGCATAAACTCAGGATTTTTATTTTAATATTATAGAAAATTATTTATCTATAGAACCTAAAACACGTTTCATAAAAGCATTTAAAGCTTCTTTTTTAGGTGTACCTTCTTTAATCATCTTATCAACTTCTAAAGCGCCATACATATTAGAAATTAACTCGCCAATAACATCTAATTCTTCAT
Protein-coding sequences here:
- a CDS encoding 3'-5' exonuclease, whose translation is MNLNLTKPIVFFDLETTGINIATDKIVEISILKVFPNGNKESKTWLVNPEMEIPKESSEIHGITNEKVASEPTFKELANKVNELIGDADLAGFNSNRFDIPLLAEELMRAGIDFDMKNRKAIDVQVIFHKKEQRTLSAGYQFYCGKELEGAHGAEADTNATYEILLAQVDKYGDIGNSVDTLSEYSTHGERADFAGFILMNDDKQEIFSFGKYKGRTVEEVFKENPGYNNWIQNADFPLYTKKVLREIKVRMSAPKDTMSDAEKLQALQQKFNLR
- a CDS encoding PPK2 family polyphosphate kinase is translated as MMSLDKYKVIEAISLKDSSTKVVVKDAKKDLKKSRKKLSKLQDAMYAEGKYSALICLQGMDTSGKDSLIREVFKDVNARGVVVHSFKVPTELELKHDFLWRHYIALPAKGKMGVFNRTHYENVLVTRVHPAYVFGENIPTVNSLDDLNDEFYHNRMDRINDFENHLAKNGTIILKFFLNLSKEEQKNRLLRRLELPDKNWKFSADDLKERKLWDKYQFCYEDLLNRTSKENAPWFVIPADDKDSARIILAKILVKELEKYNFKEPTLSDKLVAQLDDFKAQLNKE
- a CDS encoding SGNH/GDSL hydrolase family protein; the protein is MNFKYYLGVIISIPLLPFMYFQGKNIRKKVPKLPEAKEPKGFVNGGFNKTINILSIGESTIAGVGIDFHKTGFTGTLANTLSTELKSNINWRVYARSGYTVKQVCEKIIPKIKETSTDIIVVGMGGNDAFTLNSPKKWISDINNLIDLLQHKYPNTPIFFTNMPPIKEFPAFTKTIKFVIGNLVEILGKELKNSIQHKENVFYYDEIITLKDWSKKHSLSNSDSTIYFSDGVHPSKLTYQIWGKEIGEFILKKYPKSF